A region from the Acidiferrobacter sp. SPIII_3 genome encodes:
- a CDS encoding site-specific integrase, which yields MATFRKRPGPGGRSAWQAQIIRRGHEPQYRTFDTKAEAEAWARQIESEIDREVFVSRAEATRTTIAEALSRYGREVSSKKRGAVQEASVIAILAVGPLGRLTLGSLQSKDLAQYRDSLLADGYSPITIKRRLAILSHLYKIAIREWGMGGLVNPVPNVSIPKLNNARDRRLQGDEYARLMSAAATYGGEIGPLITWAIETAMRRGEIAAMRWDHLDGPSGPQCRQARVLLIPETKTGTPRRIPLSTTAVAILDALPRRIDGHVWSMRPDSISQAFERVCKAAGITGLTFHDLRHEAASRLSEKGFGAMEVAAITGHKTMQMVKRYTHFRAEDFVGRLG from the coding sequence ATGGCAACATTCCGCAAACGGCCTGGGCCGGGAGGCCGGAGCGCTTGGCAGGCGCAAATCATCCGGCGGGGACATGAGCCCCAGTATAGAACTTTCGATACCAAGGCCGAGGCCGAGGCGTGGGCGCGCCAGATTGAATCCGAAATCGACCGTGAGGTGTTTGTTTCGCGCGCCGAGGCGACCAGGACGACCATCGCCGAGGCATTGAGCCGGTACGGGCGCGAGGTGTCCAGCAAAAAGCGTGGGGCCGTCCAGGAAGCCTCCGTCATCGCGATTTTGGCGGTTGGTCCTTTGGGGCGTCTGACACTCGGATCACTGCAAAGCAAGGACCTCGCCCAATATAGGGACTCCCTCCTAGCTGATGGGTATAGCCCGATTACGATCAAGCGCCGCCTCGCCATCCTGTCACACCTTTATAAGATCGCTATCCGCGAGTGGGGTATGGGCGGACTCGTAAACCCCGTTCCAAACGTCTCTATACCCAAGCTGAACAATGCCCGCGACCGCCGCCTGCAGGGCGACGAATACGCCCGGCTTATGTCCGCCGCCGCCACCTATGGCGGGGAGATTGGCCCCCTCATCACCTGGGCCATAGAGACCGCCATGCGCCGCGGGGAGATCGCGGCCATGCGATGGGATCACCTGGACGGGCCGTCCGGCCCGCAATGCCGCCAGGCGCGGGTGTTGCTGATCCCGGAGACCAAGACGGGCACGCCCCGGCGGATACCGCTGTCCACGACGGCCGTCGCCATCCTCGACGCGCTCCCCCGGCGTATAGACGGCCACGTGTGGAGCATGCGCCCGGACTCCATCTCGCAGGCCTTCGAGCGGGTCTGCAAGGCCGCCGGCATCACCGGACTGACCTTCCATGACTTGCGCCACGAGGCGGCTTCCCGGCTGTCGGAGAAGGGGTTTGGGGCTATGGAGGTCGCGGCCATCACCGGCCACAAGACCATGCAGATGGTGAAGCGGTATACTCACTTCAGAGCGGAGGATTTTGTGGGGAGGCTGGGCTAG